Proteins from one Falco naumanni isolate bFalNau1 chromosome 2, bFalNau1.pat, whole genome shotgun sequence genomic window:
- the LOC121082909 gene encoding olfactory receptor 52B2-like, giving the protein MSAPNMSGSHPTFFILVGIPGMEKSHTWISIPVCMMYCAALLGNLVLLVTVAKERSLHKPMYIFLCLLAVCDLLLSSATVPKILGVLWSLSTQISFSGCLAQIFSIYFIFVVESAILLVMAFDWYIAICKPLRYTAVLTHSVMGKAGMAALIRSFCIMLPAIFLLKRLPYCGHNVMPHTYCEHIGAGRLACTDISINIWYGVAAGFLSAGLDVISIAVSCVLILRCLWGLPSPRASPRALHTCGSHLCVITMFYTPAFFSFLAHRFGQHVPQHILISFANLYIVVLPMLNPIVCGVEN; this is encoded by the coding sequence ATGTCAGCACCCAACATGTCGGGATCCCACCCCACATTCTTCATCTTGGTGGGTATACCTGGGATGGAGAAGTCTCACACCTGGATCTCCATCCCAGTCTGCATGATGTACTGTGCTGCTCTTCTTGGGAACTTGGTCCTGCTGGTCACCGTTGCGAAGGAGCGCAGCCTCCACAAGCCGATGTACATCTTCCTGTGCTTGCTGGCAGTGTGCGACCTGCTGTTGTCCAGTGCCACTGTCCCCAAAATCCTTGGTGTCCTTTGGTCTCTGTCCACCCAAATCTCTTTCAGTGGCTGCCTGGCACAAATATTCTCCatctatttcatttttgtggTGGAGTCAGCCATTTTACTGGTGATGGCCTTTGATTGGTACATCGCTATTTGCAAACCCCTGCGGTACACAGCCGTCCTGACACACTCTGTCATGGGGAAAGCTGGCATGGCAGCCTTAATCAGGAGCTTCTGCATCATGTTGCCTGCCATCTTCCTCCTCAAGCGGCTGCCTTACTGTGGGCACAATGTCATGCCCCACACCTACTGTGAGCACATTGGTGCGGGCCGCCTGGCCTGCACCGACATCTCCATCAACATTTGGTATGGGGTTGCTGCTGGCTTCCTTTCAGCTGGCTTGGATGTCATCTCCATTGCTGTCTCCTGTGTGCTGATCCTCAGGTGCCTCTGGGGGCTGCCCTCCCCACGTGCCTCCCCCAGGGCTCTGCACACCTGCGGCTCCCACCTCTGCGTCATCACCATGTTTTACACACCAGCCTTCTTCTCCTTCCTAGCGCACCGGTTCGGCCAGCACGTTCCTCAGCATATCCTCATTTCCTTTGCCAACCTCTACATCGTGGTGCTGCCCATGCTTAACCCTATCGTCTGTGGGGTGGAGAACTGA